Within the Magnetospirillum sp. ME-1 genome, the region GGGGGCAGTGTGGAGCCGGCTTTGTGATGTAGCGATGAAGGAGGGTAGGTTTAGTGAAGCAAAGGCAATGCTCACTCAGTCCCGTGGCATTGTTGTGGGGTTGGCCGCCAGGGATGCTAGCAACACGAATTGGCAATATTATCTGGGTGCTGTTCTTGGTTTGACCGCCAATGTGGCTTTGACAATGGGCGAGACGGATGAGGCAGTAAGCGCACTCCGCCAAGCAGAGATGATCATCGATACGTTGTTGATCAAAGAACCGGAAAAGCCGGCGTATAGGCAGGGCAAGGCGCGATTGATCAGCCTGTGGGGCGACTACCATGCGGCCAAGGAGGAACTCGACGCTGCCCAGCGGTGCTGGAGTGAGGCGGTATCCGGATTTGAGGCATTGGAGCAGGCAAAGACGCTGAATTTCCTTGGCCGCCGTGCTTTGAGGGAATACCGGACGAAGCTGAAGGGTTCTCGTAAGACCTGACGCGACATGCCTGAAAGGCCCTTCGCCTGCGGCTCAGGGTGACAATCGGGCGGAGGCGTGGACCCCCGGGTCAAGCCCGGGGGTGACGAGATTCAGGCGGCTGTGAACGCGGGGATAAGGGACCAGGGATGCGCGAAGGGACGAGTCCCTTCGCATTCTTTTCCGTCCTTCCCATCCCGAAACAAAAAGGGCGCCCCATAAGGAGCGCCCCTTCCGCGTCAGGAACGAAAAAACTACGTGTGCAGCGGGCGGCCGAGGACGGAGAGGCAGGCTTCCTTGACGGCTTCGCCCAGGCCCGGATGGGCGTGGCAGGTGCGTGCGATGTCTTCCGACGCCGCGCCGAATTCCATGGCGAGGACCACTTCGGCGATGAGGTCGCCGGCGTTGGGGCCGACGATGTGGGCGCCCAGGACCTTGTCGGTGGCGGCGTCGGCCAGGATCTTGACGAAGCCGTCCACCTCGTTCATGGAGCGCGCCCGGCCGTTGGCGGTGAAGGGGAACTTGCCGGCCTTGTAGGCGATGCCCTCGGCCTTCAGCTGTTCCTCGGTCTTGCCGACGCTGGCCACTTCCGGCCAGGTGTAGACCACCGCCGGGATGGCGTCGTAGTTCACGTGGCCGTGCTGGCCGGCCAGGATTTCGGCCAGGGCCACGCCCTCTTCCTCGGCCTTGTGGGCCAGCATGGCGCCGCCGACCACGTCGCCGATGGCGTAGATGCCGGGCACGTTGGTGCGGAAATGGCCGTCGATCTGGACGAAGCCGCGCTTGTCCAGCGCGACGCCCACCTTATCCAGGCCCAGCCCGTCGGTGAACGGCCGGCGGCCGATGGCCACCAGGACGCAATCGGCCTCGATCTTTTCCGCAGCGCCGCCGGCGGCGGGCTCGACGGTGACGGTGGCGGTCTTGCCCTTCCTGGTGATGCCGGTGACCTTGGTGCCCAGCTTGAACTCCATGCCCTGCTTGCCCAACAGGCGCTGCATCTGCTTGGAGACCTCGCCGTCATTGAACGGCAGGATGCGGTCGAGGAATTCCACCACGGTGACCTTGGCGCCCAGGCGGCCCCAGACGGTGCCCAGTTCCAGGCCGATGACGCCGCCGCCGATGACCACCATGTGCTTCGGCGTCTTGGGCAGGGCCAGGGCGCCGGTGGACGAGATGATCACCTCCTCGTCGATCTCGACGCCGGGCAGCGGGGTGACCTCGGAGCCGGTGGCGATGACGATGTGCTTGGCGGCGACGGCGGACTTGGCGCCGTCCTTGGCGGTCACTTCGATCTGGCCGGGCGCGGTGATGGCGCCGGCGCCGACGATGTAGGTCACCTTGTTCTTCTTGAACAGGAACTCGATGCCCTTGGTGTTGTCGGCGACAACCTTGTCCTTGTGGCCCATCATGCCGGCCACGTCCATTTCCACCTTGCCCACCTTGATGCCGAACGAGCCCAGCTCGTGGGCCGCCGCGTGGTAGTGGTGGGACGCGGTCAGCAGCGCCTTGGAGGGAATGCAGCCGACATTGAGGCAGGTGCCGCCCAGGCTGCCGCGCTTCTCGATGCAGGCGGTCTTCAGGCCCAGCTGGGCGGCGCGGATGGCGGCGACGTAGCCGCCCGGGCCACCGCCGATGATGACGACGTCAAAAGCGTTCTCGGACATGGATTCGTCCCCTGGCAGAGCGTCACCCCCGGACTTGGTCCGGGGGTCCATGGATGGCCGGATCAAGTCCGGCCATGACGGTTAAACGTGGCTGATCCTACATCTCGAGCAGGATGCGCTGCGGGTCCTCGATGCACTCCTTGACGCGCACCAGGAACGACACCGCCTCGCGGCCGTCGATGATGCGGTGGTCGTAGGAGAGCGCCAGATACATCATGGGCCGCGCCTCGATCTTGCCGTCGGGCATGACCATGGGGCGCTGCTGCACCTTGTGCATCCCCAGGATGCCCGACTGGGGCGTGTTGAGGATGGGGGTGCTCATCAGCGAGCCGTAGACGCCGCCGTTGGAGATGGTGAAGGTGCCGCCCATCAGGTCTTCCATGCTGAGCTTGCCGTCGCGGGCCTTCTTGCCCAGGTTGGCGATGCCCTGTTCGACCCCGGCGAAGGACAGCTGGTCGGCGTCACGCAGCACCGGCACCACCAGCCCCTGGGGGGTGCCCACGGCCACGCCGATGTCGTAGTACTTCTTGTAGACCAGATCGTCGCCGTCGATCTCGGCGTTGACGGCGGGCCAATCCTTCAGCGCCGAGATGCAGGCCTTCACGAAGAAGGACATGAAGCCCAGCTTGACGCCGTGGCGCTTCTCGAACTGGTCCTTGTACTGGTTCCTGAGGTCGAACAGCGCGCCCATGTCCACCTCGTTGAAGGTGGTCAGCATGGCGGCGGTGTTCTGGGCCTCCTTCAGGCGGCCGGCGATGGTCTTGCGCAGACGGGTCATCTTGACCCGGTCCTCGCGGTCGGCCTTGGCCCTGGGGCCCGAGGGCTTGGCGGGGGCCGGAGCGGCGGCGGGGGCCGGAGCGGCAGCCGCGGCCAGCACGTCGCCCTTGGTGACGCGACCGTCCTTGCCGGTGCCGCTGATGGCCGAGGTATCGACACCGGCATCGGCGGCGATCTTCTTGGCCGACGGCATGACCGCCGGAGCGGCCGGGGCGGCGGCGGGAGCGGCAGCCGGAGCCGGAGCGGCGGCCTTGGGAGCCGGAGCCGCGGCGGCGGCACCGGCGGCGCCGAGGACGCCCAGCAGGGCTCCCACTTCCACGGTGGCGCCGGTGGCGGCCACGATGTCGGTCAGGGTTCCGGCGGCGGGGGCGTTGACCTCGACGGTGACCTTGTCGGTTTCCAGCTCGACCAGCGGCTCATCGGCGCGGACGGCATCGCCCACGTTCTTGAACCACTTGGCGACGGTGGCCTCGGTGACGGACTCGCCCAGGGTGGGCACCTTGATTTCGGTGGACATTACTGCTTTTCCCTCTTCTTAGGCGGTCAGGCGCGAGAGTTTGGAGGCACGGCGGAACGGCTGGGGCAGGGTGACCAGTTCACCGGTCAGCGCCATGCCGACAATCCATTCCTGTTCCGCCACGTGGGTCTTGTACAGGCCGGTGGCGGGCGACGCGGCGGCGCGGCGCCCGCAGTACAGGGCCTTCTTCGCCTTGATGTCGAGCTCTTCGCAGATGAACTCGATACGGCGGTCGACGAAGGTCCACGGACCCATATTGGCCGGCTCTTCCTGCACCCACAGCAACTCGGCGTTGGGATAGCGGGCCAGCTGGGCCTTGATGGTGTCCTTGGGCCAGGGATAGAGCTGCTCGACGCGGATGATGGCCACGTCCTTGATGTCGCGCTTGGTGCGCTCCTCCAGCAGGTCGTAATAGACCTTGCCCGAGCACATCAGCACCCGGCGGATCTTGGCATCGGCCACCAGCGTCTCGGTCTCGGGCAGCACGCGGCGGAAGCGGGACCCCGTGACCAGGTCGTCCAGCTTGGAGACGCACAGCTTGTGACGCAGCA harbors:
- the odhB gene encoding 2-oxoglutarate dehydrogenase complex dihydrolipoyllysine-residue succinyltransferase — translated: MSTEIKVPTLGESVTEATVAKWFKNVGDAVRADEPLVELETDKVTVEVNAPAAGTLTDIVAATGATVEVGALLGVLGAAGAAAAAPAPKAAAPAPAAAPAAAPAAPAVMPSAKKIAADAGVDTSAISGTGKDGRVTKGDVLAAAAAPAPAAAPAPAKPSGPRAKADREDRVKMTRLRKTIAGRLKEAQNTAAMLTTFNEVDMGALFDLRNQYKDQFEKRHGVKLGFMSFFVKACISALKDWPAVNAEIDGDDLVYKKYYDIGVAVGTPQGLVVPVLRDADQLSFAGVEQGIANLGKKARDGKLSMEDLMGGTFTISNGGVYGSLMSTPILNTPQSGILGMHKVQQRPMVMPDGKIEARPMMYLALSYDHRIIDGREAVSFLVRVKECIEDPQRILLEM
- the lpdA gene encoding dihydrolipoyl dehydrogenase yields the protein MSENAFDVVIIGGGPGGYVAAIRAAQLGLKTACIEKRGSLGGTCLNVGCIPSKALLTASHHYHAAAHELGSFGIKVGKVEMDVAGMMGHKDKVVADNTKGIEFLFKKNKVTYIVGAGAITAPGQIEVTAKDGAKSAVAAKHIVIATGSEVTPLPGVEIDEEVIISSTGALALPKTPKHMVVIGGGVIGLELGTVWGRLGAKVTVVEFLDRILPFNDGEVSKQMQRLLGKQGMEFKLGTKVTGITRKGKTATVTVEPAAGGAAEKIEADCVLVAIGRRPFTDGLGLDKVGVALDKRGFVQIDGHFRTNVPGIYAIGDVVGGAMLAHKAEEEGVALAEILAGQHGHVNYDAIPAVVYTWPEVASVGKTEEQLKAEGIAYKAGKFPFTANGRARSMNEVDGFVKILADAATDKVLGAHIVGPNAGDLIAEVVLAMEFGAASEDIARTCHAHPGLGEAVKEACLSVLGRPLHT